The nucleotide sequence ACCGAGGCGCAGATCCGGCTGGTCGCCGAGCGGCAGGTGACGGGAACCTTCTTCACGGTCGATCTCGAGCGCGTGCAGGGCAGCCTGGAAAAGCTGCCGTGGGTGCGCGACGCGCGCGTCGAGCGCCGCTGGCCCGATACGCTCGTCGTCTCGCTGGTCGAACACGTGCCGCTCGCGCGCTGGAACGACGACGCGCTCGTCAACGACCGCGGAGAAGTCTTCGTCGCCGCGGTCGCGGCACGCTTGCCGCGCCTGTCCGGCCCCGAGGACAGCAGCGAGGAAGTCGTCGCCGCCTACCGGCGCCACCAGCTGGCACTCGCACCGCTCGGCCTGACGATCCGCGAATTGCGGCTCTCGCCGCGGCGCGCGTGGCGCGTGCGCCTCGATAACGGGATGCAGCTCGCGCTCGGTCGCGAACAGACCGACGCGCGGCTGGCGCGCTTCATCGCTCTTTATCCGCGTGTGTTCGGCGCGGCCGCCGCGGTCGTCGAGGTCGCCACCGCGACGTCCGCCGAGCCCGCGGCCATGCCGGTCACGGTCGACCTGCGTTATTCCGACGGCTTCGCCGTGCGCACCGCGGGCGGCGTGCCCCCTTTCAAACCGAGTGAAACATGAGCCCCATGCAACATGAGTAAGCCAAGAGACCCCAAAAACCTCGTCGTGGGCCTTGATATCGGCACCTCGAAGATCGTCTGCATCGTCGGCGAGATCAACGACGAGGGGATGCTCGAGATCATCGGCATGGGAACGCATCCCTCGCGCGGCCTGCGCCGCGGCGTCGTGGTCAACATCGAGGCCACGGTCAACGCGATCCAGCGGGCGCTCGAGGAAGCCGAGCTGATGGCCGACTGCAAGATCCGCGAGGTCTACACGGGTATCGCCGGCAGCCACATCAAGAGCTTCAACTCGCACGGCATGTTCGCGATCAAGGACAAGGAGATCAGCCAGATGGACGTCGACCGCGTGGTGGAAACCGCGCGCGCGGTCAACATCCCGACCGACCAGCAGATCCTGCACACGATCCCGCAGGAATTCATCGTCGACGGCCAGGAGGACGTGCGCGACCCGCTCGGCATGAGCGCGGTGCGTCTCGAGGTCAAGGTGCACATCGTCACTGGCGCGGTGTCGGCCGCGCAGAACATCATCAAGTGCGTGCGGCGCTGCGGGCTCGAGGTAGGCGACCTCGTGCTGCAGCCGCTCGCGTCGGCGATGGCCGTGCTGACCGAGGATGAGAAGGAACTCGGCGTGTGCCTCGTCGATATCGGCGGCGGCACGACCGACATCGCCGTCTTCACCAACGGCGCCATTCGCCATACCGCGGTGATTCCGGTCGCGGGCGATCAGGTCAACAACGACATCGCGGTCGCGCTGCGCACGCCGCCGAAGGAGGCCGAGGACATCAAGGTGCAGTACGGCTGCGCGCTGCGCCAGCTCGCCGACGCGCGCGACATGATCGAGGTGCCCGGCATCGGCGACCGCCCGCCGCGGACCTTGTCCAGACAGACGCTCGCGGAATTCATCGAGCCGCGCATGGAAGAGCTCTATTCGCTCGTGCAGGCCGAACTGCGGCGCTCGGGCTTCGAGGAGCTGCTGTCGTCGGGAATCGTCATCACCGGCGGGTCGGCCGCGATGCAAGGCATGGTCGAACTCGGCGAGGAGGTCTTTCACATGCCGGTGCGCATGGGCTGGCCGCGCTACGAGGGCGCGCTCGCCGACGTCATGCACAACCCGCGCTACGCGACCTGCATGGGGCTGCTGATGGCAGGCCTCGAGGCGCGCGGCCGCGACGCACCCAAGCTGTCGGGCAGCAGTTTCAAGGATGTTTTCGAACGAATGAAAAGTTGGTTCAAGGGGAATTTCTGACGTCGCGCAGCGCCGGGGGGTGGCGACGTCGAAACGGATTTGGCCGAAACGCCGAGCGGCGCGAGGTCAATGGATTTTTCGAGTGCGGTTTTTGATTTTTGATTTTTGCAGAAAGAGGAGAGCAACATGTTTGAACTGATGGACGTAGACACCCAGGACGCAGTGATCAAGGTGATAGGCGTCGGCGGCTGCGGCGGCAACGCCGTCGACCACATGATCGCCTCGGGGCTGAACGGCGTGGAATTCATCGCCATCAACACCGACGCCCAGGCCTTGAAGCGCAACCAGGCGAAGCTGCAGCTGCAGCTTGGCAACGGCGTGACCAAGGGTCTCGGCGCCGGCGCGAATCCCGACGTCGGCCGTGAAGCCGCGCTCGAGGACCGCGAGCGCCTCGCCGAACTGATCGACGGCGCCGACATGCTGTTCATCACCGCCGGCATGGGCGGCGGCACCGGCACCGGCGCCGCGCCGGTCGTCGCCGAGGTCGCCAAGGAGCTCGGCATCCTGACCGTCGCCGTCGTCACCAAGCCCTTCATGTTCGAAGGCAAGCGCGTGCGCGCCGCCAACGCCGGCATCGAGGCGCTCGCCCGCCACGTCGATTCGCTGATCATCATCCCGAACGAGAAACTCATGCAGGTGCTCGGCGACGACGTCTCGATGCTCGACGCGTTCAAGGCCGCGAACAACGTGCTGCACGGCGCGGTCGGCGGCATCGCCGAAGTCATCAACTGCCCGGGTCTGGTCAACGTCGACTTCGCCGACGTGCGCACCGTGATGAGCGAGATGGGCATGGCGATGATGGGCTCGGCGCAGGCGAGCGGCGAGAACCGCGCGCGCATCGCTGCCGAGCAGGCCGTGGCGAGTCCCTTGCTCGAGGACGTCAACCTCGCCGGCGCGCGCGGCGTGCTGGTCAACATCACCGCCTCGTCGACCGTGAAGATGAAGGAAATCCACGAGGTGATGAACACGATCAAGGCCTTCACCGCCGAAGAGGCGACGGTCATCGTCGGCCAGGTGCTCGACGACACGATGGAAGACAGCCTGCGCGTCACCATGGTCGCCACGGGTCTGGGCAATCCGGTCGCGCGTCAGCAGAGCAAGCCGATGCAGATCATCCGTACCGGCACGGACGACGCGCCGATGACCATGGGCAACGACGACGTGCCGAGCGTCATGACCAGCCGCCGCAGCCGCACGATTCAGGCGATGACCGATTCGGGCATCGACACGCTCGACATCCCGGCCTTCCTGCGCCGCCAGGCAGACTGAGCCGCCCGCGTCGCGTGCGGTCGCCTGCCCGGGCCTCGCTCTCGGTCCCGAGCAAATGGCGTGCCGGCTGCGCGAGCGGCTAAAATAGCGGGATGATCAAGCAACGCACCCTGAAGACGCCGGTCAAGGCGACCGGCGTCGGCCTGCATTCGGGCGTCAAGGTCGAGATGACGCTGCGACCGGCGGCGCCCGATTCGGGCATCGTCTTCCGCCGCGTCGACCTCGAGCCGCCGGCCGAGCTCAAGGCCGACCCCTACCTCGTCACCGATACCCGGCTGTGCTCGATGCTCGAGTCCGGTGCGGCCAAAGTGTCGACGGTCGAGCACCTGATGTCCGCACTTGCCGGGCTCGGGATCGACAACCTGCTCGTCGACCTGACCGGGCCGGAAATCCCGATCATGGACGGCTCGTCGGCGCCCTTCGTATTCCTCCTGCAGTCTGCCGGCATCGTCGAGCAGAACGCGGCCAAGCGTTACGTGCGCATCACGCGCCCGATCGAAGTGCGCGACGGCGACAAGTGGGCGCGCTTCGTTCCGCACCACGGGTTCAAGATCGAGTTCACGATCGACTTCAAGCACCCCGTGTTCGACAAGAGCGGGAAGACCGTGACGATCGATTTCGCCGACACGGCGTATACGAAGGAGGTGGCGCGCGCCCGCACCTTCGGCTTCATGCACGAGGTCGAATACCTGCGCAATCAAGGCCTCGCACTCGGCGGCTCGCTCGACAACGCGATCGTGATGGACGAATACCGTGTCCTCAACCAGGACGGGCTGCGCTACGACGACGAATTCGTCAAACACAAGGTGCTCGACGCCATCGGCGACCTCTATCTGTTGGGCCATCCGATCATTGGTGCCTTCGAGGCCTACAAATCGGGCCATGCGCTCAACAACGCGCTGCTGCGCGAGCTCCTGCAGCATCGCGAAGCCTGGGAATTCGTCAGCTTCGAGCACGACGAGGACGTTCCCTCGGCCTTCCTGCGACTGCATCCCCTCGCCGCATGATCGTGCTGCGCCTGCTGCTCGTCGCCGTCGTGATCGCGGTGGCGGCGCTCGGCTTGGCGTGGCTCGTCACCGGCGACCGCAAATACCTCGGCCACATCGGCCGGGTGTTGCGTTTTTCGATCGTGCTCGGATTCGTCGCCGCGGTGTTCTATACGGTCGAGCGCCTGATCTTGCGATAGCGGCGCCGGCCCCCGAGCACGGTCGTGCGGGGCGGCAGGACCTGCGCTCTCGCATGCATCGACCCGGCGGAATCCGATTCTTGCTCTATAAACAGTAGGAATGGACCGGGTGCGGGGGTTTTTCGTACGTCCCCTTCACGTTCGTACGCCCGAGGGAGGGCGTCGCAGGCTCCCGGCGGCGGGCGGAAGGTGTGTGCCAGTCGGGGACTTGTCGGGGTGTTTCGTGTAACGACGTCAATCGAAGGAGAAAAACGCATGCGCATCAGAACCCTTCCCGTCTGTCTCGCCCTCGCCGCGGCCGTGGTCCAGGCCCACGCGGCGGACGACCGCTTCTACCTCGCGCCGTCGGTGAACTACACCTTCGCGGACAGCGACCGCCAGGCCGACGATGATTGGGGTCTGGGCTTGGCGCTCGGCAAGCCGGTCAGCCGCCACTGGAATCTCGAGCTCGCGCTCTCCGGTGCCTCCCTGAACATGGATAGCGGCGGCGGCGAGTACGACCTGATCGGGCTGGGCGTCGATGCGGTGTATCTGGTGAACCGCGACGCCGATTTCACGCCGTATGGCGTCGTCGGCGTCGGTGCGTTGCGGACCGATATCCCCGGGTCCGACGACGTCGGCGTCGCGGCGAGCGCCGGCGTGGGCGTGCTCAAGCGCCTGACCGAGAACGTCGCCTTGCGCGCGGACGCACGCTATCGCTGGGACGACAACGCCGCCGACGCGTTCAACGAGGACAATTTCGGCGACTGGATCGTCGGCGTCGGGCTCACGATCGCGCTCGGCAAGTCCGCACAGGCCGCGCCCGCCCCGCAGGCCGCCGTCGAGCCCGTGCCCGCGCCGGAACCGGCTCCCGCCGCGCCCGAACCGGCGGCGGCGCCTGCGCCCGCGCTGCAGACCGAACAGGCGGCCCAGCTCGAGCGGTCGCAGGCCGGCGACGTGGTGGTTCTCCCCGAAGGCGTTAATTTCGCATTCGATTCCGCCGAGCTGCGTCCGGACGCCGTGACCGTTCTCGACGAGGCGGTGACCGTGCTCAACCGCCGCACCGACATCAAGGTCGACGTCGTCGGCCACACCTGCAACATCGGCCCCGAGGCCTACAACCAGGGCCTGTCGGAGCGCCGCGCCAAATCGGTATATGACTATTTCATCGACAACGGCGTCGCCGCCGACCGGCTCACTACCCAGGGCTACGGTGAAACCCGTCCGGCGTACAGCAACGACACGCGGGAAGGGCGGGAGAAAAACCGGCGCGTCGAACTGCACGTGAAATAACCGGACGTCCCTCAAAAAGGCCGCGCCGAGGGGCGCGGCTTTTTTTCCGGAGCGAACCCCGGGTTCTACGCGACCGTAGCGTCGCGAACCCCCGGGTGCCTCAGTGCGATTGCGCCGGCGAATAGCCTTCCGAATGGCCGGCCCCCGGCCGGGCCTGTGCTTCGCCGGTCTGGCTGCCGGGTGCGGCGCCTTTGGCGAGCGACGCGGCCAACTCCTCGGGGCTCCGTCCGTAGAGGCAATTCTCGTCGTGGAAGGTGTCGCGCGTGCGTGTAAGGCTCTCCTTGAAGCGGGGGTCCTGCGGACGCTCGTGGCTGTTCATGAAGAGGGCGACGTCCCAGGCTTCCTGGTCGCTGAGCGTGCCGCCAAGACCGTAGGGCATGTTGGCCTTGATGAATCCGGCGGCCGTGTCAATGCGGTGCATGCCGGCTCCCCAGTTGAACGACTCCTTGCCCCAGAGCGGCGGGAAGGCGTGCTGGCCGTCGACCTTGATGCCTTCTCCGTTGGCACCGTGGCAGATCACGCAGTTGGCCTTGTAGACGGCCTCACCGCGCGCGAGGTCAGGCGTCTGCGGGGGCTTTGGCACTTTGATGAATCCCTGGCCCGGCAGCTTGACGCCGGTCGGCGCGCCCTTCGACATCCAGTAGTGGTAGGTCACGAGCGCGGTCATCTCCTTGCTGTCGAGCGCCGGCGGCCGGCCGTCCATGCTGTACATGAAGCAGCCCTGGATGCGGCTCTGGATCGTGTCGACCGTGCCGGTCTTTTTGCGATAGGCCGGATAGAGCACGTAGGCCGCCCAGAGCGGGGCGGAATTGGCGCGGCGGCCGTTGTCGAGGTGGCAGTTGCTGCAGTTCATCGCGTTGCCGACGTATTTCTTGGCGTATTGCTGGGTGTTCGTGAACAGCGCCTTGCCCTGGCGCACGGTTTCGCCGTACTCGTTGTTCGGGATCTCGCTTTCGTCCGGCGGAACGAAAGTCGCGGCGGGCTTGCTCGCCTCTGCCGCCCGTTCAGGCGGCTGGCCGGCGAAGCCGGTCTGCTCGCCGCCCCCAGTCGTCTTTTCGGCCGGTGCCGTCTCGGGCTTGGGCGGCGACTTTTCCTGCTCGCAGCCGCTGATGAAGCCGGCCAGGGCGAGCGTGCAGAACAAGGCTGTATGGCGCTTCATTTCTTGGCCCCCCGGTTGCCGAGCGTCGCCAGGTAGGCGGCAACGGCGCGGATGTCTTCGTCGCTGAGATTCTGCGCGACCGTCTTCATGAGCTTTTGCGGGTCGTTGCTGCGCGCACCCGATTTCCAGGCCTGGAGCTGGCTTACGGTATAGCTTGCGTGCTGCCCGGCAATCGGCGGAAAGTTCGGCGGGACGCCGCCGCCATCCACCGCATGGCACTTGAAGCACGGCGGTACGTTACGGTCCCAGGCGCCGTCGATCGCGAGTTTTCTGCCGCGATCGACCGTCGCCGGGTCAGCGCCCGTGTCGTGCGCGGCGGGACGTGGCAGACTCGCGTAATAGCGGGCGCTCGCTTCGATGTCCTCGGGCGTCAGCGCCGCCGCGATCGGCGACATGACCGGGTTGCTGCGGGTGCCGGCCTTGAAGTCGGCGATCTGCTTGGCGAGGTAGGCGGGCGGCAATTGCGCGAGCATCGGGAATCCGGCCTGGGCGTTGCCAAGGCCGTCTGCCCCGTGGCACGTGGCACACGCCGTGGCTGCCCCCTTGCCCTGCGTGACGATGGCGGGCGGCGCTGCAGTCGCGGCGGAAGCCGCCAGTATCAGGGCGCCTGCCAGGGTGGGACCTGCGTGTGGTCGCATAGGGTGCTCCAAAAAGTCGAATCAGAATCAGGTGGTCGAAACCGCGGCGCGCATCATGCCGTCCCCCTGCCGTCTTTGCCGTAGGGATTCTGAATCGGCGTGAAAATCGTTCCCGGCCAAGGCCGACCGCGACCGGGAGGCCGCCTGGCGTGGGTTTGAATCGCCGACTTTTCGCGCCGCGTCCGCCTCGCCTATCGCAATATAGGCAATTCCGAACGGGATCAGCGGCCGCGGTGGTGGCGAAGCAGGCGGTCGAGGGCTTCCTTGAGCGGGCCCTCCTCGATCTCCGCGTTGAGGTGCGCGAGGCCGTCGAGTGCTTTCGACGGCATGCCAGGTTTCTCGTGGGGCGGGGCATAGCGCTCGCGCAACCCGGGGTCGACGCTCGGGCGTATCGCGCAGGCGTCGACGCCGTGCTTGCCCAGCGCGGCGAGAACCGCGGGCGTCTGCTGGCGCAGGCGGGTAGCGACCGCGCCGCTCTCGCAGGCGACACTGAGCGTCCCGTTTTCCAGTTGCATGACGCGCACGTGTCCGCTCAGCGCCGAGGGGAGGGCACGATCGAGCGCGTCCTGCGTCCGCAGCAGGGCGCGCGCGCGCGTCGCGAGGCTGTTCGGCAGCTGGGTCGCGAGCAGCTCGGCGAGACGGGATGCGCTCATCGAGCGCGCGCAGCGAGAGGCCGCGAGGCGGCCGCGGCGCGTTTCGCAGCGCCGGAGAGGCCTCGGGACGCTATGTTAAGATTCAGCGGTTTTCCGCGTCCTGCGGGCATTTCGGATTCCCTCATGCTGCAATCCCTGTTCAAGAAAGTCTTTGGTAGCCGCAACGAGCGGCTGGTCAAACAATACCTGCAAAAGGTCAAGGCGATCAACGCGCTCGAGCCGGCGATGGAACAATTGTCGGACGCCGAACTGGCGGGCAAGACCGCGGACTTCAAGGCGCGCATCGAGCAGGGCACGTCGCTCGACACGCTGTTGCCCGAGGCCTTCGCGGTCGTGCGCGAGGCGGCGCGCCGGGTGCTCGGCCTGCGTCACTACGACGTGCAGATGGTCGGCGGCATGGTCCTGCACGACGGCAAGATCGCCGAGATGCGTACCGGTGAAGGCAAGACGCTGATGGCAACGCTGCCGGCCTACCTCAACGCGCTCGCCGGCAAAGGCGTGCACGTCGTGACCGTGAACGATTACCTCGCGCGCCGCGACGCCGAATGGATGGGCCGCGTCTACGGCTTCCTCGGCCTCACGACCGGCGTCAACCTCTCGCACATGCCGCACGCCGAGAAGCAGGCCGCCTATGCCGCCGACATCACCTACGGCACCAACAACGAATACGGCTTCGACTATCTGCGCGACAACATGGTTTTCGAGGTCGGCGAGAAGGTGCAGCGACCGCTCGCCTTCGGCGTCATCGACGAGGTCGACTCGATCCTCATCGACGAGGCGCGCACGCCGCTCATCATCTCGGGGCAGTCGGAAGAGAACACCGCGCTCTACCAGCAGGTCAACCTCGTGCCGCCGCGGCTGACCCGGCAGAAGGACGAGGAATCCGAGGGCGACTACTCGGTCGACGAGAAATCGCGGCAGGTGCTGCTGTCCGAAGCCGGGCACGAGAAGGTCGAGGAGATCCTGACCGAGATGGGGCTGCTGCAACCCGGCGGCAGCCTCTACGACGCGTCCAACATCATGCTCATGCACCACGTCTACGCGGCCCTGCGTGCGCATGCACTGTTCTTCAAGGACCAGCACTACGTCGTGCAGAACGGCGAAGTCGTCATCGTCGACGAGTTCACGGGCCGCCTCATGAGCGGGCGGCGCTGGTCCGAAGGCTTGCACCAGGCCGTCGAAGCGAAGGAAGGCGTGGCGATCCAGAAGGAGAACCAGACGCTCGCGTCGATCACCTTCCAGAACTTCTTCCGCATGTACGAGAAGCTCTCGGGCATGACCGGCACCGCCGACACCGAAGCTTTCGAATTCCAGAGCATCTACGGCCTCGAAACCGTCGTCATCCCGACCCATCGGCCGATGATCCGCAAGGACGAGCACGATCAGGTCTACCGGACCGGGCGCGAGCGCGATCAGGCCGTCATCAACGACGTGCGCGCCTGCCACGAGCGCGGCCAGCCGGTGCTCGTCGGCACGACGTCGATCGAGGCCAACGAGAAGCTGTCGGCCGAACTCAAGAAGGCCGGGCTCCCGCACAACGTGCTCAACGCCAAGCAGCACGCGAGCGAGGCCGAGGTGATCGCCCAAGCCGGCCTGCCCGGCGCGGTCACGATCGCCACCAACATGGCCGGCCGCGGCACCGACATCGTGCTCGGCGGCAGCATCCAGAAGGAGGTCGACGCGATCCGCAACGACGCGGCGCTCGCCGACGGCGAGAAGGACGCGCGCATCACCGCGCTCAAGGCCGACTGGCAGACGCGCCACGATGCCGTGCTCGCCGCCGGCGGCCTGCACATCATCGGCACCGAGCGCCATGAGTCGCGGCGCGTCGACAATCAGCTGCGGGGCCGCTCGGGCCGCCAGGGCGACCCGGGTTCCTCGCGCTTCTTCCTCTCGCTCGAGGATCCGCTGCTGCGCATCTTCGCGTCGGACCGCGTCGCCGCGATCATGAACCGCCTGAAGATGCCGGAGGGCGAGGCGATCGAGCATCCCTGGGTGACGCGCGCGATCGAGAATGCGCAACGCAAGGTCGAACAGCGCAACTTCGATATCCGCAAGCAGCTGCTTGAATACGACGACGTCTCGAACGACCAGCGTAAGGTCATCTACGAGCAGCGCAACGAACTCCTCGCGAGCGTCGAAATCGGCGACACGATCCGCGCCATGCGCTACGACGTGCTCGGCGAGACGATCGACCAGCACATCGCGCCCGGCAGCATGGACGAGCAGTGGGACGTCGCCGGACTCGAGAAGACGCTCGCGGCCCAGTTCACGCTCGAGCTGCCGCTGCGGCAGTGGCTCGACGAGGACAAGACGCTCAACGAGGAGGGGCTGCGCAAGAAGATTCTCGCCGCGGCCGACGCGGCCTATGCGGAAAAGGAAGCGCTCGTCGGCGCGGAAGGGCTGCGCCGCTTCGAGCGCGCGGTGATGCTGCAAAGCCTCGACACCCACTGGCGCGAGCATCTTTCGGCGCTCGACCATCTGCGCCAGGGCATCCACCTGCGTGGCTATGCGCAGAAGCAGCCCAAACAGGAATACAAACGCGAGGCCTTCGAGCTGTTCTCGGCGATGCTCGCCGCCATCAAGGCCGAGGTCACCCAGATCACGACCACGGTGCAGGTCCGGGCACCCGAGGACGTGCAAGCGGTCGAACTCCACGAGGAACCGTCCAACGTGCAGTACGAGCATGCCGGCTACGACGAAGGCGCAGATTTCGCCGCGGCCGAATCGGCCGAAGCGGCACCTTCGGGCCCCGTCCATGTCGGACCCAAGGTCGGCCGCAACGACCCCTGTCCGTGCGGGTCGGGCAAGAAGTACAAGCAGTGCCACGGCAAACTGGCCTGAGGAGCGAACGATGCCTTATTACGTTTTCCGTCTCGGCATGTTCAAGGTGCTCGAAAAGCAGGGCGAGTGGGCGAGCTTCAAGGAGGCGCGTGCCCACGTCAACGAACTGCGCAAGACGCTGGACCCGAAGTCCGGCGACAGGTACAAGATGATCTTCG is from Thiobacillus denitrificans ATCC 25259 and encodes:
- the secA gene encoding preprotein translocase subunit SecA — encoded protein: MLQSLFKKVFGSRNERLVKQYLQKVKAINALEPAMEQLSDAELAGKTADFKARIEQGTSLDTLLPEAFAVVREAARRVLGLRHYDVQMVGGMVLHDGKIAEMRTGEGKTLMATLPAYLNALAGKGVHVVTVNDYLARRDAEWMGRVYGFLGLTTGVNLSHMPHAEKQAAYAADITYGTNNEYGFDYLRDNMVFEVGEKVQRPLAFGVIDEVDSILIDEARTPLIISGQSEENTALYQQVNLVPPRLTRQKDEESEGDYSVDEKSRQVLLSEAGHEKVEEILTEMGLLQPGGSLYDASNIMLMHHVYAALRAHALFFKDQHYVVQNGEVVIVDEFTGRLMSGRRWSEGLHQAVEAKEGVAIQKENQTLASITFQNFFRMYEKLSGMTGTADTEAFEFQSIYGLETVVIPTHRPMIRKDEHDQVYRTGRERDQAVINDVRACHERGQPVLVGTTSIEANEKLSAELKKAGLPHNVLNAKQHASEAEVIAQAGLPGAVTIATNMAGRGTDIVLGGSIQKEVDAIRNDAALADGEKDARITALKADWQTRHDAVLAAGGLHIIGTERHESRRVDNQLRGRSGRQGDPGSSRFFLSLEDPLLRIFASDRVAAIMNRLKMPEGEAIEHPWVTRAIENAQRKVEQRNFDIRKQLLEYDDVSNDQRKVIYEQRNELLASVEIGDTIRAMRYDVLGETIDQHIAPGSMDEQWDVAGLEKTLAAQFTLELPLRQWLDEDKTLNEEGLRKKILAAADAAYAEKEALVGAEGLRRFERAVMLQSLDTHWREHLSALDHLRQGIHLRGYAQKQPKQEYKREAFELFSAMLAAIKAEVTQITTTVQVRAPEDVQAVELHEEPSNVQYEHAGYDEGADFAAAESAEAAPSGPVHVGPKVGRNDPCPCGSGKKYKQCHGKLA
- a CDS encoding cell division protein FtsQ/DivIB; translated protein: MNPPDLDAHPLCQVARVLTWGALALLGYGVLGWLAAQPWFALRTIEVKTPVAHVTEAQIRLVAERQVTGTFFTVDLERVQGSLEKLPWVRDARVERRWPDTLVVSLVEHVPLARWNDDALVNDRGEVFVAAVAARLPRLSGPEDSSEEVVAAYRRHQLALAPLGLTIRELRLSPRRAWRVRLDNGMQLALGREQTDARLARFIALYPRVFGAAAAVVEVATATSAEPAAMPVTVDLRYSDGFAVRTAGGVPPFKPSET
- a CDS encoding DUF721 domain-containing protein, which encodes MSASRLAELLATQLPNSLATRARALLRTQDALDRALPSALSGHVRVMQLENGTLSVACESGAVATRLRQQTPAVLAALGKHGVDACAIRPSVDPGLRERYAPPHEKPGMPSKALDGLAHLNAEIEEGPLKEALDRLLRHHRGR
- a CDS encoding OmpA family protein, with product MRIRTLPVCLALAAAVVQAHAADDRFYLAPSVNYTFADSDRQADDDWGLGLALGKPVSRHWNLELALSGASLNMDSGGGEYDLIGLGVDAVYLVNRDADFTPYGVVGVGALRTDIPGSDDVGVAASAGVGVLKRLTENVALRADARYRWDDNAADAFNEDNFGDWIVGVGLTIALGKSAQAAPAPQAAVEPVPAPEPAPAAPEPAAAPAPALQTEQAAQLERSQAGDVVVLPEGVNFAFDSAELRPDAVTVLDEAVTVLNRRTDIKVDVVGHTCNIGPEAYNQGLSERRAKSVYDYFIDNGVAADRLTTQGYGETRPAYSNDTREGREKNRRVELHVK
- the ftsA gene encoding cell division protein FtsA produces the protein MSKPRDPKNLVVGLDIGTSKIVCIVGEINDEGMLEIIGMGTHPSRGLRRGVVVNIEATVNAIQRALEEAELMADCKIREVYTGIAGSHIKSFNSHGMFAIKDKEISQMDVDRVVETARAVNIPTDQQILHTIPQEFIVDGQEDVRDPLGMSAVRLEVKVHIVTGAVSAAQNIIKCVRRCGLEVGDLVLQPLASAMAVLTEDEKELGVCLVDIGGGTTDIAVFTNGAIRHTAVIPVAGDQVNNDIAVALRTPPKEAEDIKVQYGCALRQLADARDMIEVPGIGDRPPRTLSRQTLAEFIEPRMEELYSLVQAELRRSGFEELLSSGIVITGGSAAMQGMVELGEEVFHMPVRMGWPRYEGALADVMHNPRYATCMGLLMAGLEARGRDAPKLSGSSFKDVFERMKSWFKGNF
- a CDS encoding c-type cytochrome, translating into MRPHAGPTLAGALILAASAATAAPPAIVTQGKGAATACATCHGADGLGNAQAGFPMLAQLPPAYLAKQIADFKAGTRSNPVMSPIAAALTPEDIEASARYYASLPRPAAHDTGADPATVDRGRKLAIDGAWDRNVPPCFKCHAVDGGGVPPNFPPIAGQHASYTVSQLQAWKSGARSNDPQKLMKTVAQNLSDEDIRAVAAYLATLGNRGAKK
- the ftsZ gene encoding cell division protein FtsZ encodes the protein MFELMDVDTQDAVIKVIGVGGCGGNAVDHMIASGLNGVEFIAINTDAQALKRNQAKLQLQLGNGVTKGLGAGANPDVGREAALEDRERLAELIDGADMLFITAGMGGGTGTGAAPVVAEVAKELGILTVAVVTKPFMFEGKRVRAANAGIEALARHVDSLIIIPNEKLMQVLGDDVSMLDAFKAANNVLHGAVGGIAEVINCPGLVNVDFADVRTVMSEMGMAMMGSAQASGENRARIAAEQAVASPLLEDVNLAGARGVLVNITASSTVKMKEIHEVMNTIKAFTAEEATVIVGQVLDDTMEDSLRVTMVATGLGNPVARQQSKPMQIIRTGTDDAPMTMGNDDVPSVMTSRRSRTIQAMTDSGIDTLDIPAFLRRQAD
- a CDS encoding c-type cytochrome, encoding MKRHTALFCTLALAGFISGCEQEKSPPKPETAPAEKTTGGGEQTGFAGQPPERAAEASKPAATFVPPDESEIPNNEYGETVRQGKALFTNTQQYAKKYVGNAMNCSNCHLDNGRRANSAPLWAAYVLYPAYRKKTGTVDTIQSRIQGCFMYSMDGRPPALDSKEMTALVTYHYWMSKGAPTGVKLPGQGFIKVPKPPQTPDLARGEAVYKANCVICHGANGEGIKVDGQHAFPPLWGKESFNWGAGMHRIDTAAGFIKANMPYGLGGTLSDQEAWDVALFMNSHERPQDPRFKESLTRTRDTFHDENCLYGRSPEELAASLAKGAAPGSQTGEAQARPGAGHSEGYSPAQSH
- the lpxC gene encoding UDP-3-O-acyl-N-acetylglucosamine deacetylase, translated to MIKQRTLKTPVKATGVGLHSGVKVEMTLRPAAPDSGIVFRRVDLEPPAELKADPYLVTDTRLCSMLESGAAKVSTVEHLMSALAGLGIDNLLVDLTGPEIPIMDGSSAPFVFLLQSAGIVEQNAAKRYVRITRPIEVRDGDKWARFVPHHGFKIEFTIDFKHPVFDKSGKTVTIDFADTAYTKEVARARTFGFMHEVEYLRNQGLALGGSLDNAIVMDEYRVLNQDGLRYDDEFVKHKVLDAIGDLYLLGHPIIGAFEAYKSGHALNNALLRELLQHREAWEFVSFEHDEDVPSAFLRLHPLAA